The following proteins come from a genomic window of Erpetoichthys calabaricus chromosome 18, fErpCal1.3, whole genome shotgun sequence:
- the ficd gene encoding protein adenylyltransferase FICD, whose protein sequence is MKHSHSVKVTKALLKTKAHPKNARCGPGEASQTHSMAALIFRCSGVLSSWTPFLSLLLGSLLALLLPMVGVEEQCRSTLRGLALLRCQLWGNTFHSSLHSTSLSVPHTDFELLPLKARRSSDVQLEARAAVHQAVEMKRHGKREKAHKLLLHALNMDPDSVDALTELGAILEEEKDVIQADHLYSKALAISPCNEKALVNRDRTQPLVEEIDQRHFSIIDSKVRKLMSIPKGNSALRRVMEETYYHHIYHTVAIEGNTLTLSEIRHIIETRYAVPGKSLLEQNEVIGVDAAMKYMNTTLLSRIGSVSITDILEIHRRVLGYVDPVEAGSVRTNQVFVGHHIPPHPRDLNRHLDEFVQWLNSDEAMNLHPVEFAALAHYKLVYIHPFVDGNGRTSRLLMNLILMQAGYPPITIRKEQRAEYYNTLDLANEGDVRPFIRFIAKCTEMTLDTLLIATTEYSVGLPDASHKPSSECKQTIPMRSDTSV, encoded by the exons ATGAAACACAGTCATTCAGTCAAAGTGACCAAG GCACTGCTCAAGACTAAAGCTCACCCCAAAAATGCCAGATGTGGTCCTGGGGAGGCTTCACAGACTCACTCGATGGCAGCCTTGATTTTCCGATGCAGCGGTGTCCTCAGCAGCTGGACACCATTTCTCAGCCTTCTTCTGGGCTCCCTTCTTGCTCTCCTCTTACCAATGGTGGGGGTGGAAGAGCAGTGCAGGTCAACGCTGCGTGGGTTGGCCCTGCTCAGATGCCAGCTTTGGGGCAACACCTTCCACTCCTCGCTCCACTCCACCAGCCTCAGTGTTCCTCACACggattttgagttgctgccacTTAAGGCCAGGCGTAGCTCAG ATGTTCAGTTAGAGGCCAGGGCAGCTGTCCATCAGGCTGTGGAAATGAAGCGGCATGGGAAACGAGAGAAGGCACACAAGCTCCTATTGCACGCCCTGAACATGGACCCCGACTCTGTGGATGCACTGACTGAGCTGGGTGCCATCCTCGAAGAGGAGAAAGATGTCATCCAGGCTGACCATTTGTACTCCAAGGCTTTGGCTATTTCGCCCTGCAACGAGAAGGCGCTCGTCAACCGTGACCGTACACAGCCACTCGTGGAAGAGATCGACCAGCGACACTTCAGCATCATCGACAGCAAAGTCCGGAAGCTGATGTCAATCCCCAAAGGCAATTCCGCCTTGAGGAGGGTAATGGAGGAGACATACTACCACCATATCTACCACACTGTGGCAATTGAAGGCAACACACTGACATTGTCTGAAATCCGGCACATAATAGAGACACGGTACGCTGTACCAGGGAAGAGCTTGCTGGAGCAGAATGAGGTCATAGGTGTGGATGCAGCCATGAAGTACATGAACACCACCCTTTTATCAAGGATTGGGTCTGTGAGCATTACGGACATCTTGGAGATTCATCGCCGTGTTCTTGGTTATGTGGATCCTGTGGAAGCTGGCAGTGTAAGGACCAACCAGGTGTTTGTGGGCCACCACATTCCTCCTCATCCACGGGACCTGAACCGCCATCTTGATGAGTTTGTGCAGTGGCTCAACTCTGACGAGGCTATGAACCTCCATCCAGTTGAATTTGCCGCTCTGGCCCATTATAAGCTTGTGTACATCCACCCTTTTGTGGACGGTAACGGACGCACCTCACGCCTGTTGATGAACCTGATCCTCATGCAGGCCGGTTATCCACCCATCACCATTAGAAAGGAGCAGCGAGCTGAATATTACAACACGCTTGACCTGGCCAATGAGGGCGATGTGCGGCCATTCATTCGTTTTATTGCCAAATGCACAGAGATGACCCTCGACACGTTACTCATTGCGACCACCGAGTATTCGGTGGGCTTACCAGATGCCAGCCACAAGCCTAGTTCCGAGTGCAAGCAGACTATTCCCATGAGATCTGACACAAGTGTTTAA